Proteins co-encoded in one Arachis stenosperma cultivar V10309 chromosome 7, arast.V10309.gnm1.PFL2, whole genome shotgun sequence genomic window:
- the LOC130940101 gene encoding protein FAR1-RELATED SEQUENCE 5-like, translating into MDETFESYKWILENMLEVMCMKEPSVVVTDGDEVMRKAITLVFPKATHRLCAWHFQKNITANVKEPSLRSRFNRWLYADIDIREFLTEWDLAVEEFKLQDSLWARQVFGKKEMWVNAYLRNKFCAGFRTTSRCEGINAVVKNFLQSKHTILELVQNLEVMVRDYRNNELLAQFRTIDTFPVMTTSLDAIERFAALTYTKEVFADVKREIERVTVVNLVRLRRSLNTRVYSLEEYGSPGRVILVLFDRNMGRLKCRCDGWTKYGYPCRHLFFVMKHEHLQEIPKQLIMKRWTKNAKALEEYVEKTNDGGDRSFLLRHGALHTACCWLFFLGAQQFHLFGKAMKGIRELCRDLECECGHAEEIKHTKGERKVIRDPVRVRTKGAPKVPKGKSNGRERKCTKCKNTGHTKRKCLDDYRVRLDEMEQDKLPVPPLDEHMQEIKQFALLEELGDAGLTGSNFGTISDPTKTCADHVVEDDTNTAYYQRLIAMICTQASVMEGGRFDLNDM; encoded by the exons ATGGATGAGACATTTGAATCTTATAAGTGGATATTGGAGAACATGTTGGAGGTGATGTGCATGAAGGAGCCATCAGTGGTTGTTACAGATGGGGATGAGGTGATGCGTAAAGCCATAACTTTAGTGTTTCCGAAGGCAACCCACCGCCTATGTGCATGGCATTTTCAGAAAAATATTACGGCCAACGTGAAGGAGCCGTCACTCCGATCACGATTTAACCGATGGTTATATGCGGACATCGACATTCGTGAATTTCTGACTGAGTGGGACCTAGCGGTTGAAGAGTTCAAACTTCAAGATAGCCTATGGGCGAGGCAGGTGTTTGGTAAGAAGGAAATGTGGGTGAATGCATATCTGAGGAATAAGTTTTGCGCCGGGTTTAGGACCACATCTCGATGCGAAGGTATAAATGCAGTGGTCAAGAATTTCCTTCAATCGAAGCATACTATTCTTGAACTTGTGCAGAACCTGGAGGTAATGGTACGTGATTATCGGAATAACGAGCTTCTAGCCCAGTTCAGAACCATTGACACTTTCCCAGTAATGACGACTAGCCTCGATGCCATAGAGCGGTTCGCTGCACTGACATATACAAAAGAAGTCTTTGCGGACGTTAAACGAGAGATTGAACGAGTTACAGTCGTTAATTTGGTCCGGTTAAGAAGATCTTTAAACACAAGGGTATACTCATTGGAAGAGTACGGATCTCCTGGGAGAGTTATTCTAGTACTGTTTGATCGGAATATGGGAAGGCTCAAGTGTCGGTGTGACGGTTGGACGAAATACGGATACCCATGTCGCCATCTCTTTTTTGTCATGAAGCATGAGCATCTGCAAGAAATCCCGAAGCAGCTGATTATGAAACGATGGACAAAGAATGCCAAAGCGTTGGAGGAATATGTGGAGAAGACAAACGATGGAGGCGACCGGTCCTTCTTGCTTAGACATGGAGCATTGCATACCGCATGCTGCTGGCTTTTTTTCCTAGGTGCGCAACAGTTTCATTTGTTCGGGAAGGCCATGAAGGGAATTCGGGAGCTATGTAGGGATCTCGAATGTGAATGTGGACACGCTGAAGAAATCAAACACACAAAAGGGGAACGAAAAGTTATTCGTGACCCTGTGCGTGTTAGGACAAAAGGGGCGCCTAAGGTGCCTAAAGGAAAAAGCAATGGACGCGAAAGGAAATGCACAAAGTGTAAGAATACTGGCCATACGAAACGAAAATGCCTGGATGATTACCGGGTACGGCTAGATGAAATGGAGCAAGATAAACTTCCTGTCCCCCCCTTAGATGAACACATGCAGGAGATTAAGCAATTTGCTTTGCTGGAGGAG TTAGGTGATGCGGGTTTGACCGgaagcaactttggcaccatcTCCGATCCAACTAAGACTTGTGCTGACCACGTTGTTGAAGATGACACTAACACAGCTTATTACCAAAGGTTGATTGCCATGATTTGCACCCAAGCATCTGTGATGGAAGGTGGTCGCTTTGACCTGAATGATATGTAA